One part of the Aspergillus fumigatus Af293 chromosome 7, whole genome shotgun sequence genome encodes these proteins:
- a CDS encoding putative sterol glucosyltransferase, which yields MMSSCISLTRLADGRVDVDLNSRIARTLAQIIELQQEDIHNPPPDYQQELQQQRDQDQDHQLEPIECSIHLNIVIQIVGSRGDVQPFIALGTELQKHGHRVRLATHDVFADFVRSSGLEFYPIGGDPAELMAFMVKNPGLVPQMDSLRGGEIQKKRAMVATMLDGCWRSCIDDDPLTKAPFVADAIIANPPSFAHVHCAQALRVPVHLMFTMPWSSTTAFPHPLANLRPSDMSPRTAHWVSYGVVEWLTWQGLGDVINRWRATIDLEPVPMAEAPSLAETLKIPFTYCWSPALVPKPRDWAEHIDVCGFFFRQPPSYQPPPDLEQFLASGPPPVYIGFGSIVVDSPQRLSNTVLQAVAASGVRAIVSRGWSKLAGDGNPNIYFIGDCPHEWLFQHVSAVVHHGGAGTTACGLANGKPTVVVPFFGDQQFWGNMIARAGAGPSPIPHATLSIRNLAEAIRFCLKPQTVAAAREIAAKMQFESGVTAAVQSFHRHLPLEQMRCQVFPDQVSVWKYARHKREIRLSRKAVQILIDHLKIDPKNLRCYDIKPIIIENRRWDPLTGVTSAAVGTGTDLLKSTTNMFYKPYKELARNKTDVAPDGAERHPVVTAGAMAGQFAKSFGQFMGSYAKGVIVDIPHAAAEGFRQVPRLYGEQPKDYGAVQDWKSGATVGGKNFVDGMMEGFSGLVTQPIKGGKEEGALGVVKGLAKGTAGLVTKVPSAGLGLVAYPFQGIVKSIESSVRSKTRKAIITARLRDGYELSRREEVSQEERRFVLQKFQSLLCGPTATPT from the exons ATGATGTCAAGTTGTATATCGCTGACTAGACTAGCCGATGGACGAGTCGACGTTGATCTGAACTCGAGGATTGCCCGCACTCTCGCTCAGATCATCGAGCTGCAACAGGAAGACATTCATAATCCACCTCCCGACTATCAGCAAGAGCTCCAACAGCAGCgggatcaagatcaagatcatcaactAGAACCCATCGAATGCAGCATCCACCTCAACATTGTGATCCAGATTGTTGGCAGCCGCGGGGACGTCCAGCCTTTTATTGCACTCGGCACCGAACTGCAAAAGCACGGCCATCGGGTCCGTCTAGCCACACATGATGTTTTTGCAGACTTTGTGAGATCATCCGGGCTCGAGTTCTATCCTATTGGCGGCGATCCAGCGGAGCTTATGGCCTTTATGGTGAAGAACCCCGGCCTCGTACCGCAGATGGACAGCCTTCGCGGCGGGGAGATCCAGAAAAAGCGAGCCATGGTTGCGACGATGCTAGACGGGTGCTGGCGTTCGTGCATCGACGACGATCCGCTTACTAAGGCTCCATTTGTGGCGGACGCAATCATTGCGAATCCGCCCAGCTTCGCGCATGTGCATTGTGCGCAGGCGTTGAGGGTCCCCGTGCATCTGATGTTTACCATGCCGTGGAGTAGTACAACTGCATTCCCCCACCCGTTGGCCAATCTGCGGCCTTCGGACATGAGTCCGCGGACGGCGCACTGGGTTTCGTATGGTGTGGTAGAGTGGCTGACCTGGCAGGG GTTAGGCGATGTGATCAATCGATGGCGAGCTACCATTGACTTAGAACCCGTTCCTATGGCTGAGGCCCCCAGCTTAGCAGAGACCCTCAAGATTCCTTTCACCTACTGCTGGTCTCCAGCTCTGGTACCAAAGCCTAGGGACTGGGCTGAACATATAG ATGTGTgtggcttcttcttccggcaACCCCCGTCGTACCAACCGCCGCCAGATCTCGAGCAATTCCTTGCTTCAGGCCCACCGCCTGTGTATATCGGCTTTGGAAGCATCGTTGTGGACAGCCCGCAACGCTTGTCCAATACAGTGTTGCAGGCAGTGGCTGCGTCTGGTGTTCGTGCCATCGTGTCACGAGGTTGGAGCAAATTGGCTGGAGACGGGAATCCAAACATCTACTTCATCGGCGACTGTCCCCACGAATGGCTGTTCCAGCACGTTTCAGCAGTCGTCCACCACGGAGGTGCTGGGACTACCGCCTGTGGACTGGCCAACGGGAAACCAACAGTCGTCGTACCTTTCTTTGGAGA TCAACAATTCTGGGGCAACATGATTGCAAGGGCTGGAGCAGGCCCATCTCCCATTCCACATGCTACACTTAGCATTCGGAATCTGGCCGAGGCTATTCGATTCTGCCTGAAGCCCCAGACCGTTGCTGCTGCGCGTGAAATCGCCGCCAAAATGCAGTTTGAGTCGGGCGTCACTGCCGCCGTACAGTCCTTCCATCGGCATCTTCCGCTAGAGCAGATGAGGTGTCAGGTATTCCCAGACCAGGTTTCTGTGTGGAAATACGCAAGGCACAAGCGGGAGATCCGGCTATCAAGGAAAGCCGTGCAGATTCTCATCGACCACTTAAAGATTGATCCAAAGAATCTCCGCTG CTATGATATCAAACCCATCATTATTGAAAACCGCCGCTGGGATCCGCTCACCGGTGTCACCTCCGCAGCCGTAGGCACCGGCACTGACTTGCTCAAAAGTACCACAAACATGTTCTACAAACCGTACAAAGAACTCGCCCGGAATAAAACTGATGTTGCCCCCGATGGCGCAGAACGTCATCCCGTTGTCACCGCCGGGGCCATGGCGGGACAGTTTGCGAAAAGCTTCGGACAGTTCATGGGATCGTACGCCAAGGGTGTCATTGTGGATATTCCGCACGCGGCAGCGGAAGGCTTCAGGCAGGTCCCGCGCCTGTATGGCGAACAACCCAAGGACTACGGCGCTGTGCAGGATTGGAAGTCCGGGGCTACGGTTGGGGGAAAGAACTTTGTGGATGGCATGATGGAGGGTTTCTCGGGGCTGGTCACCCAGCCGATCAAAGGTGGCAAAGAGGAGGGAGCGCTGGGCGTTGTCAAGGGTTTGGCAAAGGGTACAGCAGGACTTGTGACTAAAGTTCCTTCCGCTGGACTAGGGCTCGTCGCGTATCCATTTCAGGGTATTGTGAAGAGTATCGAGTCGTCGGTCAGGTCCAAGACGAGGAAGGCCATTATCACGGCCCGACTACGGGATGGGTATGAGCTGAGTCGACGGGAGGAAGTTTCGCAGGAGGAGAGACGCTTTGTCCTGCAGAAGTTTCAAAGTCTTCTGTGCGGTCCAACTGCTACTCCTACATAG
- a CDS encoding putative C6 transcription factor: protein MEANPQAVPRLVPIALAPARASSVDMQNDSNADLTTMRFNCQGCVRKKGKCNRVVPTCSNCSKSKLQCVYQAPLPRKRKRSQVEEDVYERLARYERILRENNLLPTASALAPCSKAMETSVVSTRDPSPAPNMQPARSGKLLSAGGKSRYIDSVLLLEAGEGDLCAISDSDQDDYQREDTAPDETTPAGLLSVLAAHAVFGAIHGSTQSLSDQHPSYEEATVLWNTYVQNVEPLCKVLHVPTVAKLVDTIAKQPAAASKSVECLLFAIYYIAVFSMSDADCLQQFNQTKTQKMSRYRTAVCQALVNASWLKTTAMPVLQAYTLFLIAMRTQVDSHTFWILTGVAIRLAQRMGLHRDGESLGLPPFEVQMRRRLFWQLLPLDGYAGQVCGTGISISPTSWDTKPPLNINDDQIFPGMTQKPQEQRGASEMIFCLSRIELSNFYIRTGIKMKEIGGTIQFKDAEEIERLIDEVEDLIETKFLRYCEILDPLHVFTMGIVRSATNAVRLRAQMPLLLKQTITDAQRRCLCALAEKILDTNSAIYRNPSMNRFRWQMQAFFLWDALLCILLSLTEVGFYSTSELNSTWNRVAEVYANHEDLIKRKKALHVTIGRLTLKAWIANPPSNSSPEPAFITTLRAQHEPKVNRQQESVDEREKTGQVADDVFAFSEFSGDSDGTDLNLGSGFTLDSSDWLVWDQLCRGNSLG, encoded by the coding sequence ATGGAAGCCAATCCCCAAGCCGTCCCGCGCCTTGTTCCAATTGCTCTCGCGCCAGCTAGGGCATCATCTGTTGACATGCAGAATGACTCCAACGCAGACTTGACGACAATGCGCTTCAACTGCCAAGGCTGCGTGCGCAAAAAGGGCAAATGCAATAGGGTTGTGCCGACATGCTCGAACTGCAGTAAATCAAAACTTCAATGCGTCTACCAGGCTCCCCTGCcgcggaagaggaagcgaagccaggtcgaagaagacgTGTATGAGCGTCTCGCACGGTATGAGCGCATCTTGCGGGAGAACAATCTTCTCCCTACGGCCTCTGCATTAGCCCCATGCAGCAAGGCGATGGAGACGTCGGTGGTCAGCACACGGGATCCAAGCCCAGCGCCAAACATGCAACCCGCTAGGTCTGGTAAACTTCTTTCCGCCGGGGGCAAGTCTCGATATATTGACAGTGTTCTCCTCCTTGAGGCTGGGGAAGGTGACCTCTGTGCAATATCTGATTCAGACCAAGACGACTACCAGCGTGAAGACACTGCACCTGATGAGACCACCCCGGCTGGTCTTCTTAGCGTCCTCGCAGCACATGCAGTGTTTGGGGCTATACATGGAAGTACCCAGAGCCTCTCTGACCAGCATCCCAGCTACGAGGAGGCTACAGTTCTCTGGAATACGTACGTGCAAAATGTCGAGCCTCTTTGCAAGGTGCTTCATGTTCCCACTGTCGCAAAATTGGTCGACACAATTGCAAAACAACCTGCTGCGGCCTCGAAGAGTGTCGAATGCCTGCTTTTTGCCATCTACTATATTGCGGTGTTCTCCATGTCAGACGCCGACTGTCTTCAGCAGTTTAATCAAACGAAAACCCAAAAGATGTCGAGGTATCGAACCGCTGTCTGCCAGGCGCTTGTCAATGCGTCGTGGCTGAAGACAACCGCGATGCCAGTACTACAGGCCTacactctcttcctcattgCCATGCGCACTCAAGTCGATTCTCACACGTTTTGGATATTGACAGGCGTTGCGATTCGCCTCGCACAGCGCATGGGGCTGCACCGTGATGGTGAAAGCCTAGGACTGCCACCGTTCGAGGTCCAGATGCGACGGCGGCTCTTTTGGCAACTGCTTCCACTGGACGGCTATGCGGGCCAGGTCTGCGGCACTGGGATCTCCATATCGCCTACTAGCTGGGATACCAAGCCACCGCTGAACATTAACGATGACCAGATCTTCCCTGGTATGACGCAGAAGCCTCAAGAGCAGAGGGGCGCTTCCGAAATGATATTCTGCTTGTCGCGGATTGAACTGTCCAATTTTTACATCCGAACGGGTATCAAAATGAAGGAAATTGGTGGTACTATACAATTCAAGGatgcagaggagattgagaggctcatcgacgaggtcgaaGATCTCATCGAGACAAAGTTTCTTCGCTACTGCGAAATCCTGGACCCCCTGCACGTTTTCACCATGGGGATTGTACGATCTGCCACCAATGCCGTTCGATTGCGTGCTCAAATGCCCCTACTGCTGAAGCAAACCATTACCGACGCGCAAAGGAGATGCCTCTGCGCTCTCGCAGAAAAGATCCTCGATACAAACAGCGCCATCTACCGCAACCCCAGCATGAATAGATTCCGGTGGCAGATGcaagccttcttcttgtggGATGCCCTTCTCTGTATTTTGCTAAGCCTGACAGAAGTCGGATTCTACTCGACGTCGGAGCTAAACAGTACCTGGAACAGGGTTGCAGAAGTTTATGCGAATCACGAAGATCTTATCAAACGCAAGAAAGCCCTGCATGTCACCATTGGCAGGTTAACTCTCAAGGCCTGGATTGCCAATCCTCCGAGTAACTCGTCCCCAGAACCGGCTTTCATAACCACGCTGCGCGCCCAACATGAACCGAAAGTCAACAGGCAGCAGGAGAGCGTTGACGAACGGGAGAAAACCGGCCAGGTTGCGGACGATGTATTTGCTTTTAGTGAATTTTCTGGCGACAGTGATGGAACGGACTTGAATCTTGGTAGCGGGTTCACTCTCGACTCTTCAGATTGGTTGGTTTGGGACCAGCTGTGTCGAGGGAATAGTCTGGGCTAA
- a CDS encoding MFS transporter, whose product MDDKTPFASCEGITPSPQKEDLEAAKETIPTKPSNTGPDLVNPQNWPNSLKWKNTWAISLFVFISPVSSSMIAPAMQDLGKSLGMNTEIEVYLSMAIFILAYAIGPIFFGPASELYGRVRLLQVSNAWYLAWNLGCGFAKTKAQLFAFRFLAGIGGSAPLAIGGGAISDMWSAEERGKAMGVYTLGPLLGPVIGPIAGGFIAQYSTWRWVFWATSAAAVGIQVVGLIWLRECHPATLLRKRCDRLVKKMGNENLHTEEKVETLAYKLLHAFERPVRLFTTQPLVFCRAIYMAYLFGITYLMLATFPEIWTVVYHESPSIGGLNYLSIAIGSFAGLFFNLKFVDRIYKTLKARNNNNNNNNNGQPEFRMPSLAVGSVLSTIGLFWYGWSIGNTHWIMPNIGALMYTAGTISCLQGMRTYIVDSYQTYAASAMAACAVLRSLAGFGFPLFAPYIYQSLGYGWGTSVLAFVTVGIGCVAPFAFWRFGPRLRAISRYAAG is encoded by the exons ATGGACGATAAGACTCCATTTGCCTCCTGCGAGGGCATCACGCCTTCCCCTCAGAAGGAAGACCTTGAAGCAGCCAAAGAGACAATCCCAACCAAGCCATCCAACACAGGCCCAGATCTTGTTAACCCCCAAAACTGGCCCAACAGCTTGAAGTGGAAGAACACCTGGGCGATTtccctcttcgtcttcatctcacCTGTCTCATCGTCCATGATTGCCCCGGCGATGCAGGATCTCGGCAAGAGCCTAGGGATGAACACCGAAATTGAGGTGTACCTCTCCATGGCCATCTTTATTCTCGCTTATGCCATCggtcccatcttcttcggtccTGCTTCGGAGCTGTACGGTCGAGTGCGTCTGCTTCAGGTTAGCAATGCGTGGTATCTAGCATGGAATCTGGGATGCGGATTCGCCAAGACCAAGGCTCAGCTCTTTGCTTTTCGCTTTCTTGCCGGCATTGGCGGCAGCGCACCGTTGGCGATTGGAGGAGGCGCCATCAG CGACATGTGGAGCGCCGAAGAGCGCGGCAAGGCTATGGGTGTATACACTCTTGGGCCGCTCCTCGGGCCCGTCATTGGACCCATTGCCGGCGGCTTCATTGCCCAATACTCGACATGGCGTTGGGTCTTCTGGGcaacctccgccgccgccgtcggaATCCAGGTCGTCGGATTGATCTGGCTGCGTGAATGTCACCCGGCCACGCTCCTGCGCAAGCGATGCGACCGCCTCGTCAAGAAGATGGGCAACGAGAATCTGCATACCGAAGAGAAGGTAGAAACACTCGCCTACAAGCTTCTCCACGCGTTCGAGCGGCCGGTGCGCCTGTTCACAACACAGCccctcgtcttctgcagGGCAATCTACATGGCCTACCTCTTTGGAATAACGTACCTCATGCTCGCGACATTTCCCGAGATCTGGACCGTGGTGTACCACGAAAGCCCCAGCATCGGCGGACTCAACTacctctccatcgccatcgggTCGTTCGCcggcctcttcttcaacctcaaGTTTGTCGACCGCATCTACAAAACCCTCAAAGCGcggaacaacaacaacaacaacaacaacaacggTCAGCCCGAGTTCCGCATGCCGTCGTTAGCTGTCGGCTCCGTCCTCAGCACTATTGGCCTCTTCTGGTACGGCTGGAGCATCGGGAACACGCACTGGATCATGCCCAACATCGGTGCTCTGATGTACACCGCAGGCACCATTTCGTGCTTGCAAGGCATGCGGACATATATCGTCGACAGCTACCAAACCTACGCGGCCAGCGCCATGGCGGCCTGCGCGGTCCTTCGCAGTCTGGCTGGGTTTGGCTTTCCACTCTTCGCTCCGTACATTTACCAGTCTCTGGGCTATGGATGGGGGACCAGCGTGCTGGCATTCGTCACCGTGGGTATTGGCTGCGTGGCGCCTTTTGCGTTTTGGCGGTTTGGACCCAGGCTGCGCGCAATTTCCAGGTACGCTGCTGGCTAG